The Nitrospira tepida genome includes a window with the following:
- a CDS encoding mechanosensitive ion channel family protein, with the protein MNCRRGLTIVMQWTLRQTLILLAAAWLCSIASTAHAQTPSPSTESRDSAPSQGAPVIWNGSRLFVIPAPLGSLTAEDRAGAVAERLARLAQDPLSASAGVAVNHGEHFSEIVAGTTIIATVTDADAQALGRPRVQLAAHYAEIVRGAVGSLPGGFDLHTILVDTGYVLSATAVFVALLLALGRLFPKVYERIRAWKGVYIRSIRIQRVEVLSADKLVEQVVMAARVLRGLLTLVLTYLYLTTVLGVFDLTRGLAEKLVAAVLATLHVIGTAFIGYIPDLVSIAVIVFVTRYLIKLIHLVFNGIERGAIRFPGFYREWAQPTYQIVRFLVIAFATIAIFPYIPGSRSEAFRGVSVFLGILFSLSSAGAISNVVAGVILTYMRPFQLGDRVKIADTVGDIIEKTLLVTRVRTIKNVDITIPNSLILGAHIINFSSSSFNPPPLILHTSVTIGYDAPWRTVHELLKKAAAATPHILKTPEPFVLQTALNDFYVSYEINAYTDEPNLMATIYSDLHQQIQDTFNEAGLEIMSPHYTQVRDGNKTTIPEEYLPKSYQAPAFRILPFDFLKTPPGASRDQAP; encoded by the coding sequence ATGAACTGCCGGCGAGGCTTGACCATCGTGATGCAGTGGACCCTGAGACAAACCCTGATCCTTCTCGCGGCTGCCTGGCTGTGCTCGATCGCCTCGACGGCCCACGCACAGACTCCGTCCCCGTCAACCGAGTCTCGCGACAGCGCCCCGAGCCAGGGCGCACCGGTCATCTGGAATGGGTCGCGACTGTTCGTGATTCCCGCCCCATTAGGGTCTTTGACGGCGGAAGATCGCGCCGGAGCCGTCGCGGAACGATTGGCGCGCCTGGCGCAGGATCCGCTCTCCGCCTCGGCCGGGGTGGCCGTCAATCACGGCGAGCACTTCTCGGAAATCGTCGCCGGCACGACCATTATCGCGACCGTGACCGACGCCGACGCGCAGGCCCTGGGCCGGCCTCGCGTCCAACTTGCCGCACACTATGCGGAGATCGTCCGCGGAGCCGTCGGATCGTTGCCGGGCGGATTCGATCTGCATACGATCCTCGTCGACACCGGGTACGTCCTCTCCGCCACGGCCGTGTTTGTCGCGCTGCTGCTGGCGCTCGGCAGGCTGTTCCCGAAGGTGTACGAGCGCATCAGAGCCTGGAAAGGAGTCTACATCCGCTCGATCCGCATCCAGCGAGTCGAAGTCCTGTCGGCGGATAAATTGGTCGAACAGGTCGTGATGGCCGCGCGCGTCCTCCGGGGCCTGCTCACCCTGGTGCTGACCTACCTGTACCTCACCACGGTTCTCGGGGTCTTCGACCTCACCAGAGGACTGGCCGAGAAGCTCGTCGCCGCGGTCTTGGCCACGCTCCACGTGATCGGGACGGCGTTCATCGGCTACATCCCCGACCTGGTCTCCATCGCTGTGATCGTCTTCGTGACGCGGTATCTCATCAAGCTGATCCACCTGGTGTTCAACGGCATCGAGCGCGGCGCGATCCGGTTCCCCGGCTTCTATCGGGAATGGGCGCAGCCCACCTATCAGATCGTGCGGTTCCTGGTCATCGCCTTCGCGACCATCGCCATCTTTCCCTACATCCCGGGGTCGCGGTCCGAAGCGTTTCGCGGCGTGTCGGTCTTCCTCGGGATCTTGTTCTCTCTGAGTTCGGCGGGGGCCATCAGCAACGTGGTCGCGGGCGTGATCCTGACCTACATGCGGCCGTTCCAGTTGGGCGATCGCGTCAAAATCGCCGATACCGTCGGCGACATCATCGAAAAGACGCTGTTGGTCACCAGAGTCCGGACCATCAAGAACGTCGACATCACGATTCCGAATTCGCTCATCCTCGGAGCCCACATCATCAATTTCAGCTCGTCTTCGTTCAATCCGCCTCCGTTGATCCTCCACACGAGCGTCACCATCGGCTATGACGCGCCCTGGCGAACGGTGCATGAGCTGCTCAAGAAGGCGGCGGCCGCGACGCCGCATATTCTGAAGACACCCGAGCCCTTCGTGCTGCAAACCGCGCTCAACGACTTTTATGTCAGCTATGAGATCAACGCCTATACGGACGAACCCAACCTGATGGCGACCATCTATTCGGACCTGCATCAACAGATTCAGGATACGTTCAACGAGGCAGGCCTCGAAATCATGTCGCCCCATTACACGCAGGTGCGCGACGGCAACAAGACCACCATCCCGGAAGAGTACCTGCCCAAGTCCTACCAGGCCCCCGCCTTCCGCATCCTGCCGTTCGATTTCCTGAAGACTCCGCCGGGAGCCTCTCGGGATCAGGCCCCATGA
- a CDS encoding LapA family protein, whose translation MPSLVIALILLLVAAAFALQNTEVVTVQFLLWDYQASLVLIILGATLLGTLLAFLASIGPRLRRAKELRRLESLTKNQEARIRELEAHLQRTAPSAQQADSGGRAMDERE comes from the coding sequence ATGCCTTCCCTCGTCATCGCCCTGATCTTGCTCCTGGTCGCCGCGGCCTTCGCGCTCCAGAATACGGAAGTCGTGACGGTGCAATTTCTCCTGTGGGACTATCAAGCGTCCCTCGTCCTGATCATCCTGGGAGCGACGCTGCTGGGGACGCTGCTCGCCTTTCTGGCCTCCATCGGCCCCCGCCTCCGGCGAGCCAAAGAGCTTCGGCGGCTCGAATCGCTCACGAAGAACCAGGAAGCCCGCATCCGGGAATTGGAAGCGCACCTGCAGCGGACGGCGCCCTCCGCGCAGCAGGCCGATTCGGGCGGTCGAGCCATGGACGAGCGGGAATAG